Proteins encoded by one window of Rutidosis leptorrhynchoides isolate AG116_Rl617_1_P2 chromosome 7, CSIRO_AGI_Rlap_v1, whole genome shotgun sequence:
- the LOC139857516 gene encoding epoxide hydrolase 1-like, with translation MEKIQHKMVPANGINIHIAELGNGPTIILIHGFPELWYTWRHQIVYLASHGYRAIAPDLRGFGDTTGAPPNDATKFTTLHVVGDLVALIDAVKGPSEDKVFIVAHDWGAVMAWALCLYRPDKVKALVNLSVPFSPRNPKYKPVDALRALYGDDYYIVRFQEPGEIEGEFEVWGTERVLSDFYNFRTPGPLFLPKGVGFGTSPNDPINLPWWFTKEDLEYCSSKFKKTGFTGGLNYYRALNINWELTAAWTGAQVKVPVKFIIGDVDLTYNTMGNKDYIAKGGFKKDVPLLEDVVILEGVGHFIHEEKPDEINQHIHQFLKQFGTQSGCFGVPPNLADCVIS, from the exons atggAAAAGATCCAACACAAAATGGTACCAgccaacggcataaacattcacaTAGCAGAACTCGGGAACGGCCCCACCATCATCCTAATCCACGGCTTCCCTGAACTCTGGTACACGTGGCGCCACCAGATTGTGTACCTTGCATCTCACGGCTACCGTGCAATAGCCCCTGATCTACGTGGATTCGGGGACACAACCGGTGCTCCACCCAACGACGCCACAAAGTTCACCACCCTTCATGTGGTTGGTGACCTGGTGGCACTTATTGATGCTGTAAAGGGACCAAGTGAGGATAAAGTTTTTATTGTGGCTCATGATTGGGGTGCAGTTATGGCTTGGGCTTTATGTCTTTATCGACCTGATAAAGTTAAAGCATTGGTGAATTTGAGTGTTCCTTTTAGTCCAAGGAACCCTAAGTATAAACCTGTGGATGCACTTCGTGCCCTTTATGGAGATGATTACTATATCGTTCGATTTCAG GAACCTGGAGAGATTGAAGGTGAATTCGAGGTATGGGGTACAGAAAGAGTTTTAAGCGATTTCTACAATTTTCGCACGCCTGGACCGCTTTTTCTACCCAAGGGTGTCGGGTTTGGAACCTCACCTAATGATCCTATAAACTTGCCTTGGTGGTTTACGAAAGAAGATCTCGAATATTGCTCTAGCAAATTCAAGAAAACAGGCTTTACGGGAGGTCTAAACTACTATCGAGCCTTGAACAT AAATTGGGAATTAACTGCAGCATGGACCGGAGCGCAAGTGAAGGTGCCAGTTAAGTTCATTATTGGTGATGTGGATCTGACTTACAATACGATGGGTAATAAAGACTACATTGCGAAAGGCGGGTTCAAGAAAGATGTGCCTCTTTTAGAAGATGTGGTCATACTCGAAGGTGTTGGACATTTTATTCATGAAGAAAAACCTGatgaaatcaaccaacatattCACCAGTTTCTTAAACAGTTCGGAACTCAATCAGGATGTTTTGGTGTCCCCCCAAATCTTGCTGATTGTGTGATATCCTGA
- the LOC139860295 gene encoding uncharacterized mitochondrial protein AtMg00810-like, whose product MVYSNTVCTPVDTNGKLSANHGVPYSDPTKFRSLAECHMNALNRIVQYIKDTVDHGLHLTKSSIRNLVSCTNVDWGGFPDTRRSTSGYCVFLGTNLISRSSKRQPTVSRSSVEAEYLVLQTLSRKLLVAKFNVVATLSNY is encoded by the exons ATGGTATATAGCAACACTGTATGTACTCCAGTTGATACAAATGGAAAGTTAAGCGCCAATCATGGTGTTCCATATTCTGATCCGACCAAGTTTAGAAGTTTAGCAG AATGTCACATGAATGCTCTCAATCGTATTGTGCAGTATATTAAAGATACAGTTGATCATGGACTTCATTTAACAAAGTCTTCTATTCGCAACCTTGTGTCATGTACAAACGTTGATTGGGGTGGATTTCCTGATACAAGACGCTCAACCTCCGGTTATTGTGTATTTTTGGGCACTAACTTAATCTCCCGATCGTCTAAACGCCAACCTACTGTTTCACGTTCTAGTGTCGAGGCTGAATACCTAGTGTTGCAAACATTGTCTCGAAAGTTGTTGGTTGCGAAATTTAATGTTGTAGCTACATTGTCGAATTACTAA